A window of the Veillonellaceae bacterium genome harbors these coding sequences:
- a CDS encoding PaaI family thioesterase, whose protein sequence is MKKEYLLEIYDRNPFVQFLEMKIADLKEGYSELIMPVDTEKHTNLYNLAHGGALASLADTAMGIACATIGNKVVTLDMNMNFIKGAKPQMGLKGVGKVIHTGRTTMVAEADIIDEDGNLILKARGTFFVIGKFE, encoded by the coding sequence ATGAAGAAAGAGTATTTACTTGAAATATACGACCGCAACCCGTTTGTACAGTTCTTAGAGATGAAGATTGCTGATTTGAAAGAAGGTTATTCTGAGCTTATCATGCCGGTTGACACCGAGAAGCACACCAATCTCTATAATTTAGCGCATGGCGGGGCATTGGCATCGCTGGCTGATACCGCAATGGGGATTGCTTGCGCAACTATCGGCAACAAGGTCGTTACTTTAGATATGAATATGAACTTTATCAAGGGCGCTAAGCCTCAAATGGGTCTTAAAGGTGTGGGCAAGGTGATACATACCGGCAGAACTACTATGGTTGCCGAGGCCGATATAATCGATGAAGACGGTAATTTAATCCTCAAGGCACGTGGGACTTTTTTTGTTATTGGAAAGTTTGAATAG
- a CDS encoding DUF2993 domain-containing protein → MPKRLLYLVAVILALAVATQFMLPALISEIVAQGMVNQTGSDDVSADVDKWPALLMLGGSFDKINLSAANARTDKITFSELTATLNDVQLDMGTLFNKRLIAMKSVGDVKVAAVISEAELARYLNQSVKGVKNAVVRITPEKVQATSALSFGSFATVTVTIEGKIAVDSHRIKFVTERFLLNDSPVGSIGGMAITEIPLVENNKLPFNVSVRDIVSENGRIVIHADNKPK, encoded by the coding sequence ATGCCGAAACGGTTGTTGTATCTAGTTGCCGTTATTCTGGCGTTGGCAGTAGCAACCCAATTTATGCTGCCGGCACTTATTTCGGAAATAGTAGCTCAAGGAATGGTCAATCAGACCGGGAGCGATGATGTAAGCGCTGATGTCGATAAGTGGCCTGCCCTGCTGATGCTGGGCGGCAGTTTTGATAAGATAAACCTGTCGGCTGCTAATGCCCGGACTGACAAAATTACTTTCAGCGAGCTTACGGCCACCTTAAATGATGTTCAGCTTGATATGGGCACATTGTTTAATAAACGGCTGATTGCCATGAAATCGGTAGGCGACGTTAAGGTTGCCGCAGTTATTTCGGAGGCCGAGCTAGCGCGCTATCTCAATCAGTCAGTAAAAGGCGTCAAGAACGCTGTAGTCAGAATTACCCCGGAAAAGGTTCAGGCAACCAGCGCGCTGTCATTTGGCAGCTTTGCAACCGTTACCGTGACGATTGAGGGTAAAATTGCGGTCGACAGTCACAGAATAAAATTTGTTACTGAGCGGTTTCTGCTCAATGACTCGCCGGTAGGCAGTATCGGCGGAATGGCCATTACCGAGATACCGCTGGTTGAAAACAACAAACTCCCCTTTAATGTCAGTGTGCGCGACATAGTTTCTGAAAACGGACGCATAGTAATTCACGCCGACAATAAGCCAAAATAA
- a CDS encoding basic amino acid ABC transporter substrate-binding protein produces the protein MSKKTIALLVLAFFVLTLGLAGCSKQETPAQSKVLRVGAEATFPPFEFQDEKTKEYTGFDIDLAKAVGKQMGYQVEIQNMGFDGLIPALQTGSIDMVASAMSITDERSQKVNFSQPYYKSGLSIVVKKDNTTINSFKDLEGKRIAVQIGTTSAKEAQKIKNAQVREFNSNSEAYMELVNGGADAVVNDLPVNQYYLAQTDGKDAKLVGEVANAEDYGLAVAKNNKELADKVNKALDELKKNGEYDKIYQKWFGNKK, from the coding sequence GTGTCTAAAAAGACAATAGCACTGCTAGTTTTGGCCTTTTTTGTCCTGACTTTAGGCTTGGCTGGCTGCAGTAAACAGGAAACGCCGGCTCAGTCCAAAGTTTTAAGAGTAGGAGCTGAGGCTACTTTCCCGCCGTTTGAATTCCAAGATGAAAAAACTAAAGAATATACCGGTTTTGACATTGATCTTGCCAAGGCTGTCGGTAAGCAAATGGGTTATCAGGTTGAAATTCAGAACATGGGCTTCGACGGACTGATTCCGGCGCTGCAAACCGGTTCGATTGACATGGTTGCATCAGCGATGAGCATTACTGATGAGCGGTCCCAGAAGGTTAATTTTTCTCAGCCTTACTATAAATCCGGATTGTCGATTGTTGTTAAGAAAGACAACACTACAATAAACAGCTTTAAAGATCTGGAAGGCAAACGCATTGCCGTGCAAATTGGCACGACATCGGCTAAAGAAGCTCAAAAAATAAAAAATGCGCAAGTTCGTGAGTTCAACAGCAACTCCGAGGCTTACATGGAACTTGTAAACGGCGGTGCTGACGCTGTTGTAAACGATCTTCCTGTTAACCAATACTATTTAGCTCAAACCGACGGCAAGGACGCTAAGCTGGTTGGTGAGGTTGCCAATGCCGAAGATTACGGCTTGGCTGTCGCTAAGAATAATAAAGAACTTGCCGACAAAGTCAACAAGGCTTTAGATGAGCTCAAGAAGAACGGCGAGTATGATAAGATTTATCAAAAATGGTTTGGCAATAAGAAGTAA
- a CDS encoding basic amino acid ABC transporter substrate-binding protein — protein MSKKIIALIVLGMFVMALGLAGCGSEKSAAPEKKVIRVGSETAFAPFEFQDEKTKEYTGFDMDLIRAIGKQMGYEVEIVSMGFDGLIPALEAGNIDVIASGMTITEERAKKVNFSNPYYKSGLTIVVKSDNNTIKSFKDLEGKNIAVQIGTTGAREASKVKNAKVREFNNPPEAFMELKAGGVDAVINDKPVNDYFIAQSGSKDAKVVGEPLTSEDYGLATSKKNAELGEKINKALDELKKNGEYEKIYVKWFGVKPAN, from the coding sequence TTGTCTAAAAAGATTATTGCACTTATCGTTTTAGGAATGTTTGTAATGGCATTGGGATTGGCAGGCTGCGGCTCGGAAAAGTCAGCTGCGCCGGAGAAGAAGGTTATCAGAGTTGGTTCTGAGACGGCATTTGCTCCGTTTGAGTTCCAAGATGAAAAGACTAAAGAATACACTGGTTTTGATATGGATTTGATCAGAGCGATCGGCAAGCAAATGGGTTATGAGGTAGAAATCGTAAGCATGGGCTTTGATGGTCTGATTCCGGCACTTGAGGCTGGCAATATCGACGTTATTGCTTCGGGTATGACAATCACTGAAGAACGGGCTAAGAAAGTTAACTTCTCCAATCCTTACTATAAATCGGGTCTGACCATTGTTGTTAAGAGCGACAATAATACCATTAAGAGCTTTAAAGACCTGGAAGGCAAAAATATTGCCGTACAAATCGGTACAACCGGCGCTAGAGAAGCTAGCAAGGTTAAAAATGCTAAAGTCCGCGAATTCAACAATCCGCCTGAGGCTTTTATGGAACTTAAAGCTGGCGGCGTAGACGCTGTAATCAATGACAAACCCGTTAACGATTACTTCATCGCTCAGTCTGGCAGCAAAGACGCTAAGGTTGTCGGTGAGCCGCTGACTTCGGAAGATTATGGTTTAGCTACTTCCAAGAAAAATGCTGAGCTTGGCGAGAAAATCAACAAAGCTTTGGATGAGCTCAAGAAGAACGGCGAATATGAAAAAATCTACGTAAAATGGTTCGGGGTTAAACCGGCAAACTAA
- a CDS encoding amino acid ABC transporter ATP-binding protein yields the protein MIEIKNVHKKFGKLHVLKGINAHIKEKEVVVIIGPSGSGKSTLLRCMNYLEEPTEGEIIVDGISLTSESNINKVREEVGMVFQRFNLFPHMSVLENIMLAPIKVRKMPKADAEKIAMDLLAKVGLTDKANAYPEQLSGGQQQRVAIARALAMKPKVMLFDEPTSALDPEMINEVLDVMKALAKEGMTMAVVTHEMGFAREVGDRVIFMDEGRIVEEGSPDAIFSSAKEERTKAFLSKIL from the coding sequence ATGATAGAAATTAAAAATGTTCATAAAAAGTTTGGTAAGCTGCATGTTTTAAAGGGCATTAATGCTCATATTAAAGAAAAAGAAGTGGTCGTTATTATCGGGCCTAGCGGTTCCGGTAAAAGTACGCTGCTGCGCTGTATGAATTATCTGGAAGAACCGACCGAAGGTGAAATTATTGTAGACGGAATCTCGCTGACGAGTGAGTCCAATATCAATAAGGTGCGTGAAGAAGTCGGCATGGTGTTCCAGCGATTTAATTTGTTTCCGCATATGTCGGTACTTGAAAACATCATGCTGGCTCCTATAAAGGTCCGTAAGATGCCAAAGGCTGACGCTGAGAAGATAGCAATGGATCTTCTTGCCAAGGTTGGACTAACTGATAAGGCCAATGCTTATCCTGAGCAATTGTCCGGCGGACAGCAGCAGCGGGTGGCGATTGCCCGCGCTTTGGCCATGAAGCCTAAGGTTATGTTGTTTGATGAGCCGACTTCAGCTCTCGATCCTGAGATGATTAACGAGGTGCTTGATGTCATGAAGGCGTTGGCAAAAGAAGGTATGACCATGGCTGTTGTTACCCACGAAATGGGCTTTGCCCGTGAAGTAGGCGACAGAGTTATCTTTATGGACGAAGGCCGGATTGTTGAAGAAGGTTCGCCGGATGCCATTTTTAGTTCAGCTAAGGAAGAACGGACCAAAGCCTTTTTATCGAAAATTCTCTAA
- the fliD gene encoding flagellar filament capping protein FliD, whose product MTGITSLGTTSLLQFYARSAGITNYSASSYSVQDNAKLQQVNKQITGLNGAAQELQTSLKAFSKSGLLSRLLKDEADSSSFQVLARDAVDKLVKAYNKFDDIIKSSTYITGEGAKLLDQVRELLNGKDSDDFRKLGLSLDKHTGKLKLDDKKLLAALQDDTSTAKKLIFGDKHLAPMLDEIVKSVLGKQAGYYFNKPFVVNV is encoded by the coding sequence ATGACAGGAATAACCTCGCTTGGTACAACTTCATTGCTTCAGTTTTATGCCCGTTCTGCTGGTATAACTAATTATAGCGCCAGTTCTTACTCTGTTCAGGACAATGCTAAGCTACAGCAAGTGAATAAACAGATTACTGGTCTAAATGGGGCGGCACAGGAGCTGCAAACTAGCTTGAAGGCTTTTTCGAAAAGTGGTTTACTGAGTAGATTGCTTAAGGATGAGGCTGACAGTTCCAGTTTTCAGGTACTGGCGCGTGACGCCGTTGATAAGCTGGTTAAAGCTTATAACAAATTTGATGATATCATTAAATCGTCAACCTATATTACCGGTGAAGGCGCTAAACTGCTCGATCAAGTGCGGGAGTTATTAAACGGTAAAGATTCGGATGATTTTCGTAAGCTAGGATTGAGTTTGGATAAACACACGGGCAAATTGAAATTAGACGATAAGAAACTGTTGGCTGCGCTGCAAGACGATACTTCAACTGCTAAAAAACTGATTTTTGGCGATAAACATCTGGCGCCTATGCTCGACGAGATTGTGAAGTCGGTACTGGGTAAGCAAGCTGGCTACTATTTTAATAAGCCTTTTGTGGTTAACGTCTGA
- the secA gene encoding preprotein translocase subunit SecA, giving the protein MFKFLKKLFGDDNEKEIKRMMKHVERINALEPEMQGMSDSSLTAKTREFKLRLEKGETLDDILPEAFAVVREGSRRVLGMRHFDVQMLGGITLHEGNIAEMRTGEGKTLVATLPVYLNALTGKGVHVITVNDYLARRDSEWMGKLYRFLGLSVGLIVHGLDFAERKMAYAADVTYGTNNEFGFDYLRDNMVIYADQMVQRELNYAIVDEVDSILIDEARTPLIISGPGEKSTDLYYVLSKVVAKFKEGEDYTIDEKAHTVAPTEHGIAKAEQALGVKNLYEHENIELSHHFTQALKAKGLMQRDRDYVVKDGEVVIVDEFTGRLMFGRRYSDGLHQAIEAKEGVKIERESQTLASITFQNYFRMYSKLAGMTGTAKTEEQEFRKIYRLEVIVIPTNKQVQRIDNPDVILKTKKAKYKAVVKDIVERHAKGQPLLVGTTSIVQSEELSAALKRAGIPHNVLNAKFHEMEAEIVAGAGQMGAVTIATNMAGRGTDIVLGEGVAELGGLHIIGTERHESRRIDNQLRGRSGRQGDPGSTRFYLSLEDDLMRLFGSDNIASIMDKLGMDEDEPIEHKLVTRSIEQAQKKVEARNFDIRKHVLEFDDVMNQQREVIYGQRRQILMGENMRENIFHMIGKILDRAMELYADEKLYPEEWDYSGLIEYCEDFFAPEGMLNKEELEKLSRDELREALAKAAEEAYNSREALFGADNMRELEKVVMLKVVDAKWMEHLDAMDMLREGIGLRAYGQRDPLIEYKIEAYDMFQQMIDNIQEDIVKYIFRVNIVTQPEDRLQQAQASHGEEEAQQKAHQPIVNKDHIGRNEECPCGSGKKYKKCCGKNK; this is encoded by the coding sequence TTGTTTAAATTTCTTAAAAAACTTTTTGGTGATGATAATGAAAAAGAAATAAAACGCATGATGAAACACGTCGAGCGAATTAATGCTCTCGAACCGGAAATGCAGGGTATGAGCGATTCGTCGCTGACCGCTAAGACCAGGGAATTTAAACTGCGTCTGGAAAAGGGTGAAACGCTTGATGATATTTTGCCGGAGGCCTTCGCAGTAGTACGTGAAGGTTCCCGTCGGGTATTAGGTATGCGTCATTTTGATGTTCAGATGTTGGGCGGCATAACGCTGCACGAAGGTAATATCGCTGAGATGCGAACTGGTGAAGGTAAGACGCTTGTTGCAACTCTGCCGGTTTATCTTAATGCCCTGACAGGCAAAGGCGTCCATGTTATTACCGTCAATGACTATCTGGCCCGCCGCGACAGCGAATGGATGGGGAAATTATACCGGTTTTTAGGGTTATCGGTTGGACTAATTGTTCATGGCCTGGATTTTGCTGAACGCAAAATGGCTTATGCCGCTGATGTAACTTATGGTACCAATAACGAGTTCGGTTTTGACTATCTGCGCGACAATATGGTTATTTATGCCGACCAAATGGTACAGCGCGAGCTTAATTACGCTATTGTCGACGAGGTTGACAGCATTTTGATTGACGAAGCCCGTACACCGCTCATCATTTCCGGACCAGGGGAAAAGTCAACCGATCTCTATTATGTTTTGTCCAAGGTTGTAGCAAAGTTTAAAGAAGGCGAAGACTATACCATTGATGAAAAGGCCCATACTGTGGCGCCGACTGAGCATGGTATTGCTAAGGCCGAGCAAGCGCTTGGCGTAAAGAATCTTTATGAGCATGAAAATATTGAGCTGTCGCATCACTTCACGCAAGCCTTGAAAGCCAAGGGATTGATGCAACGTGATCGTGATTATGTGGTAAAAGACGGCGAAGTTGTTATCGTTGACGAGTTTACCGGTCGTCTAATGTTCGGCCGCCGCTACTCCGATGGTCTTCATCAGGCCATCGAGGCTAAAGAAGGCGTAAAAATTGAGCGCGAAAGCCAAACACTGGCCTCAATTACTTTCCAGAACTACTTCCGCATGTACTCCAAGCTGGCTGGCATGACAGGTACGGCCAAGACCGAGGAGCAGGAATTCCGTAAGATTTATCGTCTTGAAGTTATTGTTATTCCGACCAACAAGCAAGTTCAGCGGATTGACAATCCTGATGTAATTTTGAAAACCAAGAAAGCTAAATATAAGGCTGTTGTTAAAGATATTGTTGAACGCCATGCTAAAGGCCAGCCGCTGCTGGTCGGTACTACCTCTATCGTCCAGTCGGAAGAATTAAGTGCAGCGCTTAAACGTGCGGGTATTCCCCATAATGTCCTCAATGCGAAATTCCATGAGATGGAGGCCGAGATTGTAGCCGGTGCCGGACAGATGGGGGCAGTAACCATTGCCACCAATATGGCCGGCCGGGGTACTGACATTGTCTTGGGCGAAGGCGTAGCCGAACTGGGTGGTCTTCATATTATCGGCACTGAGCGGCATGAGAGCCGCCGAATTGACAACCAGCTGCGCGGCCGGAGCGGTCGTCAGGGCGACCCTGGTTCAACCCGCTTCTACCTATCGCTTGAAGATGATTTGATGCGGCTATTCGGTTCAGACAATATTGCCAGTATTATGGATAAGCTGGGAATGGACGAAGATGAGCCGATTGAGCACAAACTGGTAACCCGCTCAATCGAACAGGCCCAGAAAAAGGTCGAGGCCCGCAACTTTGATATCCGGAAACATGTTTTAGAGTTTGACGATGTTATGAACCAACAGCGTGAGGTTATATACGGCCAGCGTCGACAAATCCTCATGGGTGAGAACATGCGGGAAAACATTTTCCACATGATCGGAAAAATTCTTGACCGCGCCATGGAGCTTTACGCTGATGAAAAGCTCTATCCTGAAGAATGGGATTATAGCGGTCTGATTGAATACTGCGAAGACTTCTTTGCACCGGAAGGCATGCTCAATAAAGAGGAGTTGGAAAAACTCAGCCGTGATGAACTCCGCGAGGCGCTCGCCAAGGCGGCTGAAGAGGCCTATAACAGCCGCGAGGCGCTGTTTGGGGCCGATAATATGCGGGAACTTGAGAAGGTTGTTATGCTCAAGGTTGTCGATGCGAAGTGGATGGAGCATCTTGATGCAATGGATATGCTGCGCGAGGGCATTGGGCTTAGAGCCTATGGCCAGCGTGATCCGCTGATTGAGTATAAAATCGAAGCCTATGATATGTTCCAGCAGATGATCGATAATATCCAAGAAGATATTGTAAAATATATCTTCAGGGTAAATATTGTGACCCAGCCGGAAGATCGGCTGCAGCAGGCTCAAGCTTCGCATGGCGAGGAAGAGGCTCAGCAGAAAGCCCATCAGCCGATTGTCAATAAGGACCACATCGGCCGCAATGAAGAATGCCCGTGCGGTTCTGGCAAAAAGTACAAGAAATGCTGCGGGAAGAATAAATAG
- a CDS encoding peptide chain release factor 2, protein MADLENQMAAPGFWDNPDEAQKISQEVTALKDSVDRYRSISERYDDMAVLCQLGMDENDESVYSEVKAAFEEINRDIEHLELELMLSGEYDANPAILTLHAGAGGTEAQDWCQMLLRMYVRWAEKSNFTVETMDFLAGDEAGVKSATIRIVGHNAYGYLKAEKGVHRLVRISPFDASGRRHTSFAAVDVMPEIDDTVEININMADVKVDTYRASGAGGQHINKTDSAVRMTHMPTGLVVQCQSERSQIQNREQCLRFLRAKLFELERRKQEQVLNDIGGEYHAIEWGSQIRSYVFHPYNMVKDHRTNAETGNVQAVMDGGIDMFIEAYLKNGL, encoded by the coding sequence ATTGCTGATTTAGAAAATCAAATGGCCGCCCCGGGGTTCTGGGATAACCCGGACGAGGCGCAGAAGATTTCCCAAGAGGTTACGGCGCTCAAGGATAGCGTAGACCGTTACCGCAGTATTAGTGAACGCTATGACGATATGGCTGTTCTGTGCCAATTGGGCATGGATGAGAATGATGAAAGCGTTTATTCCGAGGTAAAAGCCGCGTTTGAGGAAATTAACCGAGATATCGAACATCTTGAACTCGAACTTATGCTGTCAGGCGAATATGATGCCAATCCGGCAATTTTGACGCTCCATGCCGGAGCCGGCGGCACCGAAGCTCAAGATTGGTGCCAGATGCTGCTTAGGATGTATGTGCGTTGGGCTGAGAAAAGCAATTTTACGGTTGAGACGATGGACTTTCTGGCCGGTGATGAGGCCGGTGTAAAAAGCGCGACCATCAGGATTGTCGGCCACAACGCTTATGGCTATCTTAAAGCTGAGAAAGGCGTGCACCGTCTTGTCCGGATTTCACCATTCGACGCCAGCGGCCGCCGTCATACTTCGTTTGCCGCTGTCGATGTAATGCCGGAAATTGATGACACTGTAGAAATAAATATTAATATGGCCGATGTCAAGGTCGATACCTACCGGGCTAGCGGCGCGGGCGGTCAGCATATTAATAAGACTGATTCGGCGGTGCGGATGACGCATATGCCGACTGGGCTTGTGGTTCAATGTCAAAGCGAGCGGTCGCAGATTCAAAATCGTGAACAATGCTTGCGCTTTTTGCGGGCCAAGCTGTTTGAACTCGAGCGTCGGAAACAAGAACAGGTACTAAATGACATTGGCGGCGAATACCATGCTATTGAGTGGGGCAGTCAGATTCGCTCGTATGTGTTCCACCCATATAATATGGTTAAGGACCACCGGACAAATGCCGAGACCGGCAATGTTCAGGCCGTAATGGACGGCGGAATTGATATGTTCATTGAGGCTTATCTAAAAAACGGTTTATAG
- a CDS encoding cold-shock protein, with translation MIGKVKWFSAEKGYGFIEREDGGDVFVHFSAIQEDGFKTLVEGQEVNFDIVEGARGPQAANVTKA, from the coding sequence ATGATTGGTAAAGTTAAATGGTTCAGCGCTGAAAAGGGTTATGGATTTATCGAAAGAGAAGACGGTGGCGACGTATTCGTTCACTTCTCAGCTATCCAAGAAGACGGCTTCAAAACTTTAGTTGAAGGTCAAGAAGTTAACTTCGACATCGTTGAAGGCGCTCGTGGACCTCAAGCAGCTAACGTAACTAAAGCATAA
- a CDS encoding zinc-binding protein, which produces MAFQDKTLKCKECGKDFVFTVGEQQFYAEKGFENEPARCRECRDIRRRNREGGEGRTAQREMHEAVCAQCGVVTQVPFKPRNDRPIFCRDCFNARREQEEAQAQTAADN; this is translated from the coding sequence ATGGCTTTCCAGGACAAAACTCTGAAATGCAAAGAGTGCGGGAAAGATTTCGTTTTCACCGTAGGTGAACAGCAATTTTATGCTGAGAAGGGATTCGAAAACGAACCTGCACGCTGCCGCGAATGTCGCGATATTAGACGCCGGAATCGTGAGGGCGGCGAGGGTCGTACAGCGCAGCGCGAAATGCATGAAGCGGTATGCGCTCAATGCGGCGTGGTGACTCAAGTACCTTTTAAACCGCGAAATGATCGTCCTATCTTTTGCCGTGATTGTTTTAATGCTCGTCGGGAACAAGAAGAAGCACAAGCTCAAACAGCTGCAGATAATTAG
- the raiA gene encoding ribosome-associated translation inhibitor RaiA: protein MAITVRGKNIDITPALKDYVEKRVGKVTKYFDSLGEITVLLTVEKGSHIVEVTVPVNGMLLRGEESTTDMYTSIDLVIEKLERQIEKYKTKLARKLRSGFIKGEPAPSVGMTADENDDFKIVKTKRFAVKPMDVQEAVMQMNLINHDFYVFTNAETEDVNVVYRRKDGNYGLIEPEF from the coding sequence ATGGCTATAACAGTTAGAGGAAAAAACATTGACATCACACCAGCATTAAAAGACTATGTAGAAAAGCGTGTCGGCAAGGTCACTAAGTATTTCGACTCGCTTGGCGAAATCACCGTTCTCCTCACCGTTGAGAAAGGCAGTCACATTGTCGAGGTAACAGTACCGGTTAATGGTATGTTGCTTAGAGGTGAAGAATCAACCACTGATATGTACACCTCAATCGACCTGGTAATTGAGAAACTTGAAAGGCAAATTGAGAAATATAAAACTAAGTTAGCGCGCAAGCTGCGCAGTGGTTTCATTAAAGGCGAGCCGGCGCCAAGCGTCGGTATGACGGCAGACGAGAACGATGATTTTAAAATCGTCAAAACCAAGCGCTTTGCTGTCAAGCCGATGGATGTTCAAGAAGCCGTTATGCAAATGAATCTTATCAATCACGACTTTTACGTTTTCACCAATGCTGAGACCGAAGACGTCAATGTGGTCTATCGTCGTAAGGATGGAAACTACGGCTTGATTGAGCCGGAGTTCTAG
- a CDS encoding amino acid ABC transporter permease: MSFDFDLIVRSLPLLLMGAGITIQITAISVGIGLLIGMFIGIARLSSNIIIKSIAAIYVDFIRGTPLLVQIFIIYFALPLISGQRIDPFIAAITACGINSGAYVAEIFRAGIQSIDKGQMEAGRSLGMSWLQTMRFIILPQAFKRIIPPLGNEFIAMLKDSSLVSVIGFEELTRRGQLIIARTYGSFEIWMTVAVIYLVMTLTISRLVAYLERRYKIDDRN; this comes from the coding sequence ATGAGTTTTGATTTTGATCTAATAGTCCGATCGCTCCCCTTGCTTCTAATGGGGGCGGGAATTACCATTCAAATTACGGCAATTAGCGTTGGTATTGGTCTTTTGATTGGTATGTTTATTGGTATCGCAAGATTGTCGTCGAATATTATCATTAAGTCAATAGCTGCAATTTATGTTGACTTTATCCGCGGAACACCGCTGTTGGTGCAAATTTTTATTATTTATTTTGCCCTGCCGCTTATTTCGGGGCAGCGGATTGACCCGTTTATTGCGGCTATTACCGCTTGCGGTATTAACAGCGGCGCTTATGTAGCCGAAATTTTCCGGGCTGGCATTCAGTCTATCGACAAGGGGCAGATGGAGGCCGGTCGTTCCCTGGGAATGTCTTGGTTGCAGACTATGCGGTTTATTATTCTGCCGCAGGCTTTCAAGCGGATTATTCCACCGCTAGGCAATGAATTTATTGCCATGCTGAAAGATTCATCCTTAGTTTCGGTAATCGGTTTCGAAGAGCTGACCCGCCGCGGACAGCTAATAATTGCCCGGACGTACGGTTCGTTTGAAATATGGATGACAGTTGCGGTAATTTACCTGGTTATGACGCTGACTATTTCCCGCTTGGTAGCTTATCTGGAGCGGAGGTATAAAATCGATGATAGAAATTAA